The following proteins come from a genomic window of Haliaeetus albicilla chromosome 23, bHalAlb1.1, whole genome shotgun sequence:
- the LOC104321616 gene encoding protein eva-1 homolog C isoform X1 produces the protein MAGPVGPAAALVLLCLAVRLEASPELSGYLRKVLRNHTAHTCDGEQLLIVCPRKTTISILSAFYGRRVPSPNLCPSPGNASQENTECTSTTAHLKLLAECQDQQWCQFLVHSQVFGPDPCPGTHKYLIASYKCRPGNHRVKTVCENDKLRLQCRPKSILAIYSANYGRFLRGKPECDALNAGGPHIECLAPDALRRVSKKCHRKGNCTVAADRATFGDPCLPGTKKQLRVSYTCVPKQLLEEVGPETSDPFLLSDYMHGGWYKGPRFSRLREDRMIFTSSLAAFAHLWGVPEKVGLYFLCGVSGGLMVLLCIISPKTTFLQEVGEALKDPELGSSSELSRTKLQDEQDEDLPDDSSSDSSFRRLTRTYRATDSIFSPELTAAMEGAVEHQGRVGEEIWMPKESSPYAIHKIKSATK, from the exons ATGGCCGGGCCAGTggggccagcagcagccctggtcctgctctgcctggccGTGAGGCTGGAGGCCAGCCCGGAGCTCTCTG GGTACCTGCGCAAGGTGCTGAGGAACCACACTGCCCACACCTGTGACGGGGAGCAGCTCCTCATCGTCTGCCCTCGCAAGACCACAATCAGCATCCTCAGCGCCTTCTATGGACGTCGTGTACCCAGTCCCAacctctgccccagccctggcaatGCCTCCCAGGAGAACACCGAGTGCACGTCCACCACCGCCCACCTG AAGCTGCTGGCTGAGTGCCAGGATCAGCAGTGGTGCCAGTTCTTGGTGCACAGCCAAGTCTTTGGGCCGGACCCGTGCCCCGGGACACACAAGTACCTCATTGCTTCCTACAAGTGCCGGCCAG GGAACCATCGGGTCAAGACAGTGTGCGAGAATGACAAGCTGAGACTGCAGTGCCGACCGAAATCCATCCTGGCCATTTATTCTGCAAATTACGGACGATTCCTGCGGGGCAAACCAGAGTGTGATGCCCTGAACGCTGGGGGACCCCATATAG AGTGCTTGGCTCCGGATGCCCTGCGAAGGGTCTCCAAGAAGTGCCACCGCAAGGGGAACTGCACTGTGGCTGCTGACCGGGCCACCTTCGGGGACCCATGCCTCCCTGGCACAAAGAAACAGCTGCGAGTCTCCTACACCTGCG TACCcaagcagctgctggaggaggtgggCCCTGAGACCTCAGACCCCTTCTTGCTCTCGGACTACATGCACG GTGGCTGGTACAAAGGGCCCAGGTTCTCCAGGCTCCGGGAAGACCGGATGATTTTTACTAGCTCTCTGGCAGCTTTTGCCCACCTTTGGG GTGTCCCAGAGAAAGTTGGCCTCTACTTTCTTTGTGGGGTCTCAGGAGGCCTCATGGTTCTGCTGTGCATCATCAGCCCCAAAACAACCTTCCTCCAGGAGGTGGGGGAGGCTCTCAAAGACCCGGAGCTAGGGAGCAGCTCGGAGCTGAGCAGGACCAAGCTGCAGGATGAGCAGGACGAAGACCTTCCCGATGACAGCTCCTCGGACTCCTCCTTCCGCCGCCTCACCCGCACCTACAGGGCCACCGACAGCATCTTCAGCCCTGAGCTGACAGCAGCCATGGAGGGAGCAGTGGAGCACCAGGGCCGTGTCGGGGAGGAGATCTGGATGCCCAAGGAGTCAAGCCCATATGCCATCCACAAGATCAAGTCAGCCACCAAGtaa
- the LOC104321616 gene encoding protein eva-1 homolog C isoform X2, translated as MAGPVGPAAALVLLCLAVRLEASPELSGYLRKVLRNHTAHTCDGEQLLIVCPRKTTISILSAFYGRRVPSPNLCPSPGNASQENTECTSTTAHLKLLAECQDQQWCQFLVHSQVFGPDPCPGTHKYLIASYKCRPGNHRVKTVCENDKLRLQCRPKSILAIYSANYGRFLRGKPECDALNAGGPHIECLAPDALRRVSKKCHRKGNCTVAADRATFGDPCLPGTKKQLRVSYTCVPKQLLEEVGPETSDPFLLSDYMHGVPEKVGLYFLCGVSGGLMVLLCIISPKTTFLQEVGEALKDPELGSSSELSRTKLQDEQDEDLPDDSSSDSSFRRLTRTYRATDSIFSPELTAAMEGAVEHQGRVGEEIWMPKESSPYAIHKIKSATK; from the exons ATGGCCGGGCCAGTggggccagcagcagccctggtcctgctctgcctggccGTGAGGCTGGAGGCCAGCCCGGAGCTCTCTG GGTACCTGCGCAAGGTGCTGAGGAACCACACTGCCCACACCTGTGACGGGGAGCAGCTCCTCATCGTCTGCCCTCGCAAGACCACAATCAGCATCCTCAGCGCCTTCTATGGACGTCGTGTACCCAGTCCCAacctctgccccagccctggcaatGCCTCCCAGGAGAACACCGAGTGCACGTCCACCACCGCCCACCTG AAGCTGCTGGCTGAGTGCCAGGATCAGCAGTGGTGCCAGTTCTTGGTGCACAGCCAAGTCTTTGGGCCGGACCCGTGCCCCGGGACACACAAGTACCTCATTGCTTCCTACAAGTGCCGGCCAG GGAACCATCGGGTCAAGACAGTGTGCGAGAATGACAAGCTGAGACTGCAGTGCCGACCGAAATCCATCCTGGCCATTTATTCTGCAAATTACGGACGATTCCTGCGGGGCAAACCAGAGTGTGATGCCCTGAACGCTGGGGGACCCCATATAG AGTGCTTGGCTCCGGATGCCCTGCGAAGGGTCTCCAAGAAGTGCCACCGCAAGGGGAACTGCACTGTGGCTGCTGACCGGGCCACCTTCGGGGACCCATGCCTCCCTGGCACAAAGAAACAGCTGCGAGTCTCCTACACCTGCG TACCcaagcagctgctggaggaggtgggCCCTGAGACCTCAGACCCCTTCTTGCTCTCGGACTACATGCACG GTGTCCCAGAGAAAGTTGGCCTCTACTTTCTTTGTGGGGTCTCAGGAGGCCTCATGGTTCTGCTGTGCATCATCAGCCCCAAAACAACCTTCCTCCAGGAGGTGGGGGAGGCTCTCAAAGACCCGGAGCTAGGGAGCAGCTCGGAGCTGAGCAGGACCAAGCTGCAGGATGAGCAGGACGAAGACCTTCCCGATGACAGCTCCTCGGACTCCTCCTTCCGCCGCCTCACCCGCACCTACAGGGCCACCGACAGCATCTTCAGCCCTGAGCTGACAGCAGCCATGGAGGGAGCAGTGGAGCACCAGGGCCGTGTCGGGGAGGAGATCTGGATGCCCAAGGAGTCAAGCCCATATGCCATCCACAAGATCAAGTCAGCCACCAAGtaa
- the LOC104324629 gene encoding chloride intracellular channel protein 2 codes for MESRQHNATKEPEIELFVKAGLDGENIGNCPFCQRLFMVLWLKGVKFNVTTVDMTRKPEELKDLAPGTNPPFLLFNKELKTDFIKIEEFLEQTLGPPTYPHLSPKYKESFDVGSDIFAKFSAYIKNPRKEANINFEKALLREFQRLDVYLNTPLPEEIDQDSVEDITISKRKFLDGDHLTLADCNLLPKLHIIKIAAKKYRDFEIPADMTGVWRYLNNAYACDEFSHTCPADEEIEHTYASVARKMT; via the exons ATGGAGAGTCGGCAGCACAACGCCACCAAGGAGCCTGAGATCGAGCTGTTCGTGAAG GCTGGTCTGGATGGAGAAAACATTGGAAACTGCCCCTTCTGCCAGCGCCTCTTCATGGTGCTCTGGCTCAAAGGGGTCAAGTTCAATGTCACCACGGTGGACATGACCAG GAAACCTGAAGAGTTGAAAGATTTAGCGCCGGGCACCAACCCACCCTTCTTGCTGTTCAACAAGGAGCTGAAAACAGACTTCATTAAGATCGAGGAGTTCCTGGAGCAGACCCTGGGTCCACCCAC ATACCCGCACCTGAGCCCCAAGTACAAGGAGTCCTTTGATGTGGGGAGCGACATCTTTGCCAAGTTCTCAGCGTACATCAAGAACCCGCGCAAGGAAGCAAATATCA ATTTTGAGAAGGCCCTGCTGCGGGAGTTTCAGCGGCTGGATGTCTACCTAAACACTCCTCTCCCTGAGGAGATTGACCAGGACAGTGTGGAGGACATCACCATCTCCAAGAGGAAATTCCTGGACGGAGACCACCTGACGTTGGCTGATTGCAACCTCCTGCCCAAACTGCATATCATCAAG ATTGCAGCCAAAAAGTACCGTGACTTCGAGATCCCAGCGGACATGACAGGCGTCTGGCGCTACCTCAACAACGCCTACGCCTGCGATGAGTTCAGCCACACGTGTCCCGCAGATGAGGAGATAGAGCACACCTACGCCAGCGTTGCCAGGAAGATGACCTAA